The genomic interval CCCACCCCGCGGAAGAGCTGGTTTCCGGGTGTTCCCGCCAGGCTTTGCGGCCCGACATGGCTCAGCCCCGCGCGCAGAGCAGCTCCGGCGGAACGCCTGCTCCCGCCGAGTCAGCCCCAGCCTCGGTGACCCTGGCGCAGCTCGTGCAGCTGGTGCAGCAGGGCCAGGAACTCCCGGGCCTGGAGAAACTCCCCATCACGGCGACCCATGGCGAACC from Castor canadensis chromosome 8, mCasCan1.hap1v2, whole genome shotgun sequence carries:
- the Pex39 gene encoding peroxisomal biogenesis factor 39; amino-acid sequence: MAQPRAQSSSGGTPAPAESAPASVTLAQLVQLVQQGQELPGLEKLPITATHGEPTASLLPRRPKPWEAAGSAEAPRAPATLG